gtttatttattcattataccATTCACAtaaaaaagcatttaaaataGAATATGATGAATTTATGATACAAAACCAGACAGAAAAAATAGATTCAATCAATTCAGTTATgatgatttatattttgttctttacaatgttaataatcttactatatttattattacataaacTCTATGTCTGGCTATCTGGGTTTATTCAAAGACTACTGTAGGGGTCGCACAGTCTTCAAACTTAGTGGGTGGGTGCAGCTCGGTAAGGGGAAGAACAAATTTGCATTTGTTAGGTCGTTAGGGTGAAAGGTTAAGGTcaaatatcaacattttcaaATTGCTCTGATCGAGGGAAAATAATTGTGATAGGTTGATATGATATTTAAACATTCATGTCAAATGTCAAATGTCAAATGTCAATTGTATGACGCATAATACAACGCCTGCGGGATAGGTGCGTCGTACAATTGATGACAATGTGCATTATGTTATTAGACttagaaaacaaaattgtcCTATGACCTGATGCTATAACACGTGACCACTTTCTACTTGTCAGGTCCAACTTCCAAATATCGTTAAATGTCGTTTCTGACACAGAACTTCCACCAAAAATGTACATACTGCCATCTACGTAACAAGCACTGTGTGAGTGCCGAGCTGTCACTGGTGTTTGAGGGCACTGTTTGTGACTCCAGCGTATTTTACCATCTTGtgtattgcttttaaatatatGATATCTACGTTGCTGTatgcctaaaaaaaaaaaattcagtaaaaaagttaaataaattgaaataaaaacattgttgATGTTGATCATCGACTAGctagagcctaggcctagtaaccCCGGACATACAGTGTACTGTGTCTGTAGCTTTCTAAATTCTAGCTAGCAAGATGATGGTAAGGGAAACTATGAATGTTGACTTAGTGAATTAAATTAGAGAGAGCAAaaaagtagcctaggcctaccttccTGGGCTctttagctagctaggctagatagAAGGCCAGCACTAATGAATGATGAGGGGAAAGGAACTACACTTCTTCTTACTTACCACGAATGAGACGGTTCCATACTTTACAAACCCTAGCAGCATCATCACAGTCTTTGTAGGGTGAAAGATACCATAAAATTCTTTCAAGAATTTCTTCAGGTAAATTATTAAGACTTATATTACTTATTTTTACTTCCATTTTGATACTACTGACCAGGAGGACTTGATAGTATTAATTCGGCATGTTGTAAAGGGTATTATGATGCATATATAATTTACCGGTGGTATCGTGTCAAACTACATCTCTTTATGTTTTTACCACCAACCTAGTTTATTTACTAATTTCGCTCGAGTCtcgtaaaaaaaaaccaacattgCACCGAAATGTACTCCGAAATGTTTGATTTAAAGaacaaaaacacacattttgtatatatataatatagtaatttTAATAAGTAATACATGTAAGTATTCGAAAAATGAATAGTagttttgtttaatgtttttttcatatttaatttacTTAGTCATGTTGTACTTAGGCTCACCACCGCCACTACTACCTTCTCATTGTTACTAACTGTCAGTGTCAGTCAGGAGACATCGCACAAGGCCAGGGTGATGGTTTAAACTCATTAGTCGTTTCGTCCTATATAGGCTTGCTAAGAAATTCCAGGTTTTAACAGTGTTTTGCCCTATCAAATTGCTTCAACTTTACAAAACATTGTTAACCCACATTACAATACAACACatagtaattttatatttttaactcaaGAAAGATTTTGTAACCAATCGGATACAGAAAATTCATTAATATGCTTGGAGGAGGAAAAGTTTTTGAAGAGAACTGGCACAGGACACATGATGGCAAGCAGTATTTTAGTGGAATTGTACGGAATGGAAAGCGGAAAATATTTGGTAAAGTTGTAAACCTATATCACTAAATCAGTCATTTATATACACAGCATACTTACTATACTGACTGTACTGTGTATGAAGTGAAGTAGGTGAATTCTGATATTTGCCAGTACATATTGCACATTGTCACTGTGGTATGACTATGCATGagagtaaaacaaacaaaatatttcaattttccctttattttatttctttcccAGGTTCACTAGAATCCCCAATGCTAACAGCAGGCCTCACTTATGAAACTGTTTCGTACAAAATCTTCATTTCGGGCAAAGCCGGTGTTGGAAAATCAAGTACCGTGGCCAAACTATGCGGACTATCTGTCCCCAAAAGCCATTTGGAAACACCAGGTGAGTATACCATTCacataagctctgtctatcaaactagttcgacaaaatagtgtgatgtgctcaaatatggtagtgatgtgcccaaataatattttttttgtcacatacagtttgatagtgtagacagagcttaaagatgtattgtccccaaaaaattaattaaatcagactttgattatgttattttgtagttttaataaagttaatcacttccatagaaaaaataaacgaaaaaaaaaaaatgttttcacctataaaatgacaatataaatggtcaaattcaaccaaaaattcattggctggcagccaatttgactattttttgctttaaatcacattttttcaggtaaatacattttttttcgatccaatttttggtcaaagtggataactattatgttacattaaaatggaatattcaacattcttttttaagaattatttttcagggggacaatacatctttaacaaaaagACATGGCCAGTTTCTGATTCAGTTGGGTAAATCATTGTTTTCTTTCTTACTCTTTCTTCAGGCCTGCAGACATCTGTAGTTTACTGGCCAGTGAAGCTGGCAGACAGAAATGGTAAAGTTGTCATGTTCAAGTTGCAACTATGGGATGCCGGAGAAAATATCTTGAAGAAGTTTGATCACATTTTGCCAGTaaagtgaaatatttaaccttgaaaattacataatttttttttattcaggtataataattaatataaaaaaattaacaaaaagcAGACAAAGtctgaaaatattttaatacaacaattgaaacattaaaaataataatttgagtAGTGATTTACGAAATTGACATTCTGAGCAGTACTATATAGCTAAGTCGAGTGGACAAGCAGTCAAATCCAAGCACTGCAACCTATAGCCATAAAATTGTAATAGGTTCAAGCAGGGAAGTGTGATAGCTCAGAACAATGGTTGAGGACCATTGTTCTGGTGCTTGTATCAGATGACTTGaaactggaggtccagtgtacacttCTAGCTTGTGTGCACACTTTAACAAACTCAGTTTACCTTTCGGAAAAACGGAAAGAGTGACTGCGGTATTTATACTGTCCATCTGTTTCGGCGCTTGTCATACAGATGAATGGGCACCATTTGATGGCACAAAGTGATTCTTAGAGACAACAGTTTTCCACAAACGTGCGCAATTTAGCTTATTCTCCTACTTAGACATTTAGAACTGAAGCCAGTGTTTTGCGTTTGATTTTGCCCAAGTCAAGTGTATTGTAGCTAGTGGTATATAGGCTAGTTTAGAAAGTATCAGTTCTGATCTGATCTCAAACTCAATTTGTATTTTGGAGACTTTTGTTTGGaaatcagttaaaaaaaaaagttacagGAATGTATATATTGTTTTAGAGACTAaactaaatgttatttttttgcaGGCCTGTACAGAAAATGCAAATGCAATGATCTTTCTGTTCTCGTACACGGATAGACCAAGCTTTGAAGCGCTACCAGCTCAAATGGCGCAAATCTGCGAATCAAACATTCCAAAGATTGTGATCGGAACAAAATTTGAGCAATTGCGCAACAGCGACATCACCACTAAAGAGATCTACAATTTCAGAGAACGGTACAGCGTCCCTTTAatgaacattaaaaatgtaagtCGGTTCCGATTGCTGAGCGACGGAAGTAAAGTTTTAGATGGCAATGCGGAAATAGAGGATGTGGCTAACATAATGAATGGAATATGTGAAGTGTTATGGAATCAACAAGATACAGGCCAGATAGCAGTACCATTAGACGATAGTGATGACAGTGTTCAATACAGTTATGTTTGATGACTTTTAGTATGCTTTAGCCTGGTTTAAACTGGAATTATCAGGTTTCTTGAAGAGTGTACAGAGTCTGGAATAAACTGGAATTATCCAGTTCCTTCAAGATTCTTTCATGTGGAAATACAACATCTATGTTTGATGGGTTATAGTATGTGTAGTCTGGTTTAAACTGGAATTATCCAGTTCCTTCAAGATTCTTTCATGTGGAAATACAACATCTATGTTTGATGGGTTATAGTATGTGTAGTCTGGTTTAAACTGGAATTATCCAGTTCCTTCAAGATTCTTTCATGTGGAAATACAACATCTATGTTTGATGGGTTATAGTATGTGTAGTCTGGTTTAAACTGAAATTATCCAGTTcttaagctctctctacactatcaaactaatgaTGTGACAacaatatgtgatgtgcccatatatggacatgatgatgatgtcgtatcactattatatttggacatattactaccatatttgggcacatcacacttttttgtcaaacaagtttgtttagtgtagacagacctttagagGGACAGTTAAAGTAGTAGTTGTCTCTGCAAGGTAGATACAGTATATTTGgaaagtaaaattacaaataaattagtCCTATTTTTGTAAGAAAATTGAGACTTTGATGATTTGATTAAATGTTGGTTTTTAATTGGCTTTTGTTAGTTAAGACTGAATTCTTTGGTACACACAATAAATTAGTAgtgattttacaaaaaaaattatttaaaacgtttatttttatatacagagGTTTGAAAATACAAAGGCATGcctaaaaatgtatattaaataaataataattaccatCAAAGTATGTATTggcaatataaaatttaaaagctaaaaaaaatatatacggtaaaattgttataatttttaataaaactgAATAATGCAAGTTAAATATATATGGTAACATTGCTATTTGCTAAATCTGAATAATGCAAGTTTAATACAGACATGCATTTATTGTAAAGAAGGGGTTTTCAGGCTCCGCAAATGGAGGTATAAACATTTAACATCTGTATGTATAATTATTCTTTCATGGAACAAAACCACGAGAGCAATTGCCTAATAATGGGAAAAAGTTAGTGTGGTCAGTCACCCagcataatactgtattacCTGGGCCAACATATTTATCACTTTTTAAGGCCATGGCTCTACTTTCTACACCATACTAAAACGCCTTTAAATGATAGTACAGGTAGGCCCACTATTTCAAATTTGTCACCCCTAGCAATTGCAGTTACAgctcttgtctacactatcaaactttatgtgacaacaaaatgtgatgtcatgcccatatatgaacatgatgatgtcatatcactaccgtaatggacactttttttgtcgcatgaagtttgatattgtagacagagcttaaaaattGTACAGTCatctctcccaataccagacttttcttggggacaaaaaggtcccaaatttcttttaacaataaaaacagATTCCAATTAAATATCAGACTTTCTGGAAACCAGACATCTTTGGTTAGCACAAAGGTGTctagtattgggagagttgacaatattttaaagtaataatgCATAGTAAATTGAAACTGCaactatattataaaattaacattCTAAAAAAGACACCCAATTTCCACAACAAGAAGCCTCTATATAACATATGTACTAAATATTTGGAAGTCATAGTGCATAGAGGATTGACTGTATTTATTacaagatacaaataaaatttgaatgGCAAGGTGATTTTAAAAGTAATACagtaaaagaaattaaattgtCCTTTTCAGCctccaatgaaaaataaaatgtatttatatctaaataatgctgaaataagaaataatgtgaaaaaataaacatatgaaATCTctgaacataaaaaaaaaactgagaTTTCCGACACCCAGCCATTAGACCACTTTGGCTGTTATGGTATGATGGAGCCGAAATGTTGTACATTGGAAAAGTAGTAAGTTCTCGACTTGACTGTACAGAGATAAAACTAAAATGCCTTCATTGTCAATGTTATTAAAAAATTCCAAAAAATCAccattaaattaagtattgtgtaattaatctaaaaatagaacacataataataattaacttaTATAGGCCCTAAATATATACATAGTCATATCTTACCTATGTAAAAtaccttttatttattaatagtacaattatattaaaatgcatGATTGGTTTGGTCTCACTCAAATTAGTACATATTACATTAAAACTAATTATTACtaaagcaatttaaaaattGCCTTATATACTAAAGatacaaaaatagaaattattttatgagAAAAAACATGTGTCATATTGCCAAGAAAAGTCagcatgaaaaataaaatcccTATAAATTTTCTGCAAActttaataatgatttaaaaagtgCATTACAACCCAAAAGCTGCTTCTACTTGCTCTGTTCAAACCACAGTAACCTACACatgtacaatacaatttaaatctGGCAAACAACTAGAATCACTTTTTGAACTGCAATAACATTGGAGTTCACCCTCTAGCCAATCTAGAAGCTCATTGATTATTACGCTATACAATATTATACTGACAATGATGGACAGATATTAGCAGCATTATTCAATGGTATATCTCATAGCATTACAAAGTTTATGCACAAGTTGTGTTGGGTGAACAGTATAAGAACATGAAGTAAGCCTTTGGTTAATAAGCAGACAACCTCAAGAAAAAGTGTCCgtttataaaaaattgttttcttgggAAAGGTACCATACACATCAATTGAATAGGAATAATAAGTTTTGGATGAATGTCTTCTTTCATAGGAGGTAAAGTGTCTTTCACATCTGTTCAGGCATGGTTCCGGTCCATCAAATCGCACACTAATGTTTCATTTCATGCATATATCGGTTGCTGCAAAGCCGTGttgagcgtcgtgaaaacgagaCATTAACGTTCAATTTGATTTGCTGGCGCcagaaccgtgccggaacaggtgtgaaagaccctttatagAGGTACCAAATGCATTGCGCTTTTGGATGAGCATCTGTTAAGTTAGGTGTCTGTTTACAAGAGGTATCTACACAGGGAAGGTAAACTATAGCActgatgataaaataaaaatttaaaatttaaaaaataaaatattacaaaataattttcctctaataaacatttatgtttGCATAACTAAACTGTATgttaaaacaaaacagaaaattataataaaaaaaaactaaaatgccattatgcaaataaatatgatttatgtACTACTACCAGGACTActacaatataataaacaaaaaataaataaaaataattggtttaataatagtttaatattAAGGTTATAggaaataaatcaaaacatactcattatcattaaatacatgtattgtccctcaaaaacatgaaaaatttaaattaataatatcagACTTTGAATGGGCTATTTTGTAGTtgtaatcaagttaatcacttctgtggaaaaaaaaatcggaaaaaaagtatgttttacttacaaaatgacaaaacaagttaaattccacgaaaaaacacaattttgtttgctttaaattacaatttttcaggtaaataatttttgttaaaagtaAATAACGGTTATggaacattaaaatggcattcagcgtaaaaaattaaaacaaaatatttgtcaggggtacaatatatatttaatattatttttttttaaatgtgtgttacccatttattttatatatttatatacattattaaaaaaaactaaaaaaatttaaatagataaatataaaatattttacagtataatGAAAGACACATGCAAAGCATAGAGAATGGACCACTGGTTATATTAAATGATagtacaaatataatataataataaatactcgTGAAACTGgtcacattattattttttcttccTGACATGTTAAGACAACAATCATAAATAATGCATGACACAATTATAGTATAAATTAAGACATTACAGAGGGCGCTATGATGTACGACGTAAGCATAGACATACAATGGTTTTCTGCAAGccaattttttagtttttagtaGTCAGGGTTCAAAACCCAATTATGTTGCTTATTTTTCTGTTATTGTGATTAAGAGATTATTTTCATTAACGAATATACGGTACTCGCGCGAATGAAACACTACTGAGTTCTGATTGGTCGCACAATTGTTCACGTCATAAAAAATATGCATTAGTCAATGCTCTCAATTTGCCTATtctctagtttgacaaaaaatgttgataatgcCCTAATACGGTACGGTTATATGACattatcattttcatatttgggcacatcacattattttgtcactacttaaagtttgatagtgtagacaaagtaCATCTTTGGATATATGCAAGTTTTCTTGCAATTCGACTTTAACATAGAAGCTAATTATGTTTATGAACTAGGCCTATGCACGATTTCAGCCTTAACACACTGATAAAATACATTGCAACTCGGACAATCTAGTGCTATAACCCAAAACCCAAAGAAAGTGTTTTTCAGAGAAATCTTATAATATTCATGTATTTTCAATagcaataatttaatttgtcgATAAATTAAGAAATTCTAGTACAGGGGTGAAATTGAGGGTCCAATTTCAAGATAGTTTATTGTTTTTGTCATATGTgcgtaaatataatattaaaaatataaaatcccattcattttaaaacccaAACACAAAGGCAGCGATAagacatttttcattttttcttgcCGAAAAAACTTGCACGTTTTTTCTTTAAGGGTTTATCTTCGTTTTTAACATCCTTTGGTTCTTCTTTGTGTTTATCCTTTTTGTCTTTCGATTTCTCTTTCGACTTTTCTTTCTTTGATTTGGTCTTTGATGCTGATTTTGTCTTTGGTTCTTCTGCAAAATATAAAGTTGAACTTTTCTGGTAAAATTTAAAACAGAATATTATACTGAAGAATCCACTTATACTAAGCATTCAGTGGAAAGTgccaaattttaaaaagtaattaaaatgtttttgaaaaaaaactttaaaaatgtattgtccccctgaaaaaatactTTGAAAGAataattggatcgaaaaaaatagttaataacTTTATCCAAACTACAAAATGGGGccttaaatattataaacacaATTTTCTCGAGGCAATTTTGTTTCTGTTCCTAACATTGCTTGATGCAGCCAATAACTTTAAACAAACTTTGGAATATTAAAAATAGTCTAAATAATTGTGTATAGTAGCAATTGAAACGTAATATAATTGTAAGCATATATTAGCTAGGTTCGAGCCAAATATTTGTTAACTGCCGAAGCGAACTTTTAAAATCAGGATACTGGGGTTATAACAAAAAGCTAATTGTATTTTGAGAACAATCATGCGTGCAATTTAAAGaaaaccaatcaaatttacCTTCAGTAGGTCCGTCTTCACTTAGAGATCTCTGCTTGATAAGCCGTACATTATTACTCTGTGGCGCTTTATAGGTAGGATCAATAGCTGCGAAGACGTTAGCGTTTGGAGGCGGCAAGGGAGGATCTCGATATGGCAGGCTTTCCTGTTCTGGTGAGCCTGGAGATTGGGGTGGTGACCTTAATATAGCAGATGCAGTTGTACCTTCTGGTATCGGTTGTCCATccttttaatgaaagaaaaaaaaaaaggagtgttttatttttattgggTTTGAAATAGATACATTGAATTATCACATTATTAGCTGATTACACAATTCAAATTACATACAGAAATTAGTTACAACTGATCccaaaacaaaatcaaaataaatagtaaaaacCACAAAACAGTAAAAAGTAGTAAATGTAGCTATACAACAGCTTCATGGTTtaatgtttaaagctctgtctacactaccaaactttatgtgacaaaaaaaacgtgatgtgcccatatatggacatgatgaggtcatatcactaccatactttggtatatcactaccatattcaggcacatcacacttttttgtcaaactagtttgatagtgtagacagagcttaacaacaTGACATCCACCCCTGCAGGGAAATGTTAAGTTCAACATGAGGAAAATGGATTTTTATTGGTGGATTAAGATAGTGAAATAGGTCATCAATTGATCTGTGgtcgtattcaccaatcacacttaagcgAGATATTTCCCATAAATATATTAGTATTTTacttatttcaataaatattcaagtattttacttatttcaataaatatttaagtattttacttatttcaataaatatttaagtattttccTTTAATTATATTCActtagcctaagtgtgaatggtgaatacggccacagaAGTATGACCGCTGTTTAGTATTTTACTGTTTAATACTAAACTCTCTCGAAACCAGAATCCCTTTCTGTAATTAATACCAGAAGCCCAATAATGTCTGGTTTTGGGAAagagatataataaatatatgctatATATTAAagtactattagtattactctACTACCAAAAAAGCTACtatactactattactactatatAACACACCTAATTTTACTCCAAACACTAACACACCAAATGTAAGTGTAaccttgtcatttgattggttgaatttGTATCGCATAAGCAAGGCATGATTTTCTCCCATTTCTAATAGATAGAGGTACAGTAGCTCAGTTTTTTGTTTTGAGAAGCAAGACTATTCACATTTGAAGACCAACTTGTAAAGATGGGGGAGGTGGGGTTGGTAGGTAATAATGACTTCAAGTGTTAAAATGCAGGACACTATAGACGGTAAGCAGAACACAATGCCTGATGACtgtgtaaaaacaaattaactttATTTCAGGTTTAAGACGTTTTTCATAATTGCTATTTATACAACTTGCTGTCATCCAAATAATCAACTCAGCTGAAACTGATTCTGAGGCTTGTAATGCTGTTGTACAACTGGGATTCCTGGAATTCCAGGAAATCATGGAACTCCAGGCATTCCAGGATCACAAGGGGTAAATGGAGAAACAGGAATGAAAGGCAGGCAAGGAAATCATGGAACTCCAGGCATTCCAGGATCACAAGGGGTAAATGGAGAAACAGGAATGAAAGGCAGGCAAGGAAATCATGGAACTCCAGGCATTCCAGGATCACAAGGGGTAAATGGAGAAACAGGAATGAAAGGCAGGCAAGGAATAAAAGGAGAACAGGGAATGAATGGAGATAAAGGAAGGAATGGCTTAGACGGCATTCCTGGTAAATCAGGACCAAAAGGCCCTCAAGGCCTCATTCGGACTACCAGGTGAATCTGGACTTCGAGGTTTCACTGGACGACATGGGGCAAATGGTCGAAAAGGACAAAAGGGGGAAGTAGCAAATGTTAATAGTATTAGCCAGCACAAGTTTGCTTTTACAGCAGTTTATAAATTAAGTCCTTGCCGTCTAGGTTTGAGCACAATAAAGtatgacacaataattaattgtagaaaataaatacaacataaGCACAGGTAAGTTTGTCTGTGAAATTCCAGTTGTTTATGTATTCCATTATTACATCAAGGGCAGGTGGTGGTAGTGGTTTTATAACACACATCATAAAAAATGGTGATATTCAAGTAACTATGACTAACAGTGTTAGTTCCTTGAGCACAATGGTGATACTTGATTTGGCATCAGGTGATCAAGTATGGACGCGGCCACATAATATAAACTATAgatatttactgcagtaatagaTATGGTAATGGATCGTGCTCATTCTCAGGTTTCTTTCTTTATGCAGCATAAAGTAAAATCCAAAGATGGCTCCAATGCTGATAGAACATTATCTTTTTTGGGGGgaaatttataaaaaagaataatatatatccaaaggcaaattactgaaaaaatgacaatgctgtgggtatcagtgactggatctcaatggagatacaaaaaaaaaaaaaaaaaagcgaaaagttaaatcaaaacgataagtaaaacagccagaaaagttagcagagctttcgggcaacactagcccttcatcagtgcaagtaaaaaagaataatataaaatataaaaataaaatatattagtcCCTCCTACTGGACATTGACATTTCTTAGTCCCTCCTACTGGACATTGACATTTCTTAGTCCCTCCTACTGGACATTGACATTTCTTAGTCCCTCCTAATGAACAATTGACATTTCTTAGTCCCTCCTAGTACTGAACATTGACATTtcagggtatgttcagactcacagaGTTACGGTTGAGTTATctacgcaaggcgtacggtaatccgtggcgttaaaagccaaggtgttcagacacaacaattaaaaattccAATGCCTTGCGTTTAAAACAATCTGATCAGATCAAAGCAGATAGAACTATAGAAAGTTTacattgtttaaattgtttttttgctatttttatttatataatgtttaccttcaaatatactgatttgttcttactacttgtagaattacattttaattcaaaataattaaaaacgtAATTGTTACACGGACAATTATccgattaatttatttaatttatgaaaatcatATCACTGACGCCAACTTTACTGTTCTTTAAAATCTGaacctgaaaatacatttgacatagcTATTTCGCTGTCGTATCATAGGGTACGGGAATGTAGTTGCTGTCTgctaaaatcactgatgcatcactggaatagcgttatgaaatctaccctctctcgctagagttattaacgccactggcgcagagtaacagctccctaacgctaatccgcagcatggttcagacacaaaatatgtacgccgcttacataactccaccataactccgtgagtctgaacatacccttagtcCCTCCTACAGGACATTAACCTTTTTTAGTCCTCTTATTGGACATTGACATTTCTTAGCCCCTGGACATGACAATTCTTAGTCCCTCCTACTGGACATGACAATTCTTAGTCCTCCTACTGGACATTGACATTTCTTAGTTCCTTTTCTACTGGattcagttcagttcagtttTATTCGGTTCACTCAAAAATACAAAGACAAacataacagaaaaaaaaaaaaaaaaaaaaaagcacaaGATAACAATATTAAAAGAATGAACCGAGGAATAACCCAAGAAAgtttaaatgaaaacttatttccattggggtccT
This is a stretch of genomic DNA from Antedon mediterranea chromosome 3, ecAntMedi1.1, whole genome shotgun sequence. It encodes these proteins:
- the LOC140045147 gene encoding ciliogenesis and planar polarity effector 2-like, which encodes MLGGGKVFEENWHRTHDGKQYFSGIVRNGKRKIFGSLESPMLTAGLTYETVSYKIFISGKAGVGKSSTVAKLCGLSVPKSHLETPGLQTSVVYWPVKLADRNGKVVMFKLQLWDAGENILKKFDHILPACTENANAMIFLFSYTDRPSFEALPAQMAQICESNIPKIVIGTKFEQLRNSDITTKEIYNFRERYSVPLMNIKNVSRFRLLSDGSKVLDGNAEIEDVANIMNGICEVLWNQQDTGQIAVPLDDSDDSVQYSYV